In Eremothecium gossypii ATCC 10895 chromosome IV, complete sequence, the genomic stretch CCGGCAGTTCGGCGCGTTCTCGCCCCGCACCAGTTTCATGCAGTTGAGGTACTCCATCATTTGCGCGGTGCACTCGCCCTCGTGGTCCAGCGGAAACGACCCGCGCTCTGGCGGTGTCGGGGACAGCGCTTGCAGCGCACTACCCGGATTACCAGACATAATTAACGTTATTCCAGTCTCGGCGCGCCCGTTGTGTCTCCCGTACCAGCTTCAGCGAGGTCTTACAAAGCAAAGATGCGCGAACTGAAAAATCGCTGCAGCGTAACATAAACGACCAACCCACACACCCTGAGCCGCGCTCGACGCAcagcgcg encodes the following:
- the COX19 gene encoding Cox19p (Syntenic homolog of Saccharomyces cerevisiae YLL018C-A (COX19)), translating into MSGNPGSALQALSPTPPERGSFPLDHEGECTAQMMEYLNCMKLVRGENAPNCRLLARNYLKCRMDHRLMDRDEWAHLGLPDDKRAEAAASADSARPPRQ